A section of the Humulus lupulus chromosome 2, drHumLupu1.1, whole genome shotgun sequence genome encodes:
- the LOC133814042 gene encoding uncharacterized protein LOC133814042, translating to MSSTTNEGSNVPYIPRLVEEVADFIIEDHTKRKKKLEKIQTVISYHRVNTIDQGQIYKDKNTIKSALSYYAMMHNFQFKTDRSEPREYLVSCTDDTCSWFVRASKYRDQDLFKVRKCISNHICSVEIVMEDHRQAKNIVIGELIKNKYKSIKRNYTPNDTMNNINDDFGVTMGNTKAWRSRKKALRLVRGNPDDLYQKLQMYLHMLKQANPGTITHLLTDKEDRLKYLYIVFSNSIKGWRYLRSIIAVDGTFLKNAHGGSLFSASTLDSNNNIFVLAFGIANSENDNSWLWFFSKLRDTYGEHKGMIASNYIFFFT from the coding sequence ATGTCAAGCACAACAAATGAGGGCAGCAACGTGCCATACATACCTCGTCTTGTTGAAGAAGTAGCAGATTTCATAATTGAAGAccatacaaaaagaaaaaagaagttggagAAAATCCAAACAGTAATATCTTATCACAGAGTCAACACAATAGATCAAGGGCAAATTTACAAGGACAAGAACACAATCAAATCAGCTCTTAGTTACTATGCCATGATGCATAACTTCCAGTTCAAAACTGATAGATCAGAACCGAGAGAGTACCTAGTTTCTTGCACAGATGACACATGTAGTTGGTTTGTGAGAGCATCTAAGTACAGAGACCAAGATTTATTCAAGGTACGAAAATGCATTTCAAATCACATTTGCTCTGTTGAAATTGTTATGGAGGACCATAGGCAAGCAAAAAACATCGTAATTGGTGAATTAATAAAGAACAAGTACAAGTCAATCAAAAGAAATTACACTCCAAATGACACCATGAATAACATAAATGATGACTTTGGAGTAACCATGGGAAACACAAAAGCATGGAGATCAAGAAAGAAAGCTTTGCGCCTAGTAAGAGGGAACCCCGATGATTTATATCAAAAGTTGCAAATGTATCTTCACATGTTGAAGCAAGCAAATCCAGGAACAATAACACACCTACTCACAGACAAGGAAGATAGATTAAAATACCTATACATAGttttctctaactcaatcaagggCTGGAGATACTTGAGGTCTATAATTGCTGTTGATGGAACTTTCTTGAAAAATGCACATGGCGGTTCCCTATTTTCAGCATCAACGTTAGATTCAAACAACAACATTTTTGTCTTGGCTTTTGGAATAGCAAACTCTGAAAATGATAACTCATGGCTTTGGTTCTTCTCCAAACTGAGAGACACCTATGGAGAACATAAAGGCATGATAGCTTCAAATTATATATTCTTTTTTACATAG